The Leishmania major strain Friedlin complete genome, chromosome 23 genome has a segment encoding these proteins:
- the HASPA2 gene encoding hydrophilic acylated surface protein a, with translation MGSSCTKDSAKEPQKSAGNIDTTTRSDEKDGVLVQQNDGDVQKKSEDGDNVGEGGKGNEDGNDDQPKEHAAGN, from the coding sequence ATGGGAAGCTCTTGCACGAAGGACTCCGCAAAGGAGCCCCAGAAAAGTGCGGGTAACATCGATACGACCACTCGAAGCGATGAGAAGGACGGCGTCCTTGTGCAGCAGAACGACGGGGATGtgcagaagaagagcgaaGATGGAGACAacgtgggagagggaggcaaggGCAATGAGGATGGTAACGATGATCAGCCGAAGGAGCACGCTGCCGGCAACTAG